A genomic region of Prosthecobacter sp. contains the following coding sequences:
- the tdh gene encoding L-threonine 3-dehydrogenase — translation MKALVKARSERGLWLQDVPEPQVGINDVLIKVRKTGICGTDLHIYKWDAWAQKTIPVPMVVGHEFVGEVVAVGSNVSDFHPGEIVSAEGHVVCGRCRNCLAGRRHLCKDTVGIGVNRTGAFAEYISVPMTNVWHHRDGVDEEVASIFDPFGNAVHTALAFECMGEDVLITGAGPIGIMAIPVVKHAGARHVVITDVNEYRLDLARKMGATVALNVQTGSLADVQKQLGMKEGFDVGLEMSGNASAFRSMIDSMCHGGKIAMLGIPSEQIAIDWNKVIFNMLTIHGIYGREMYETWYQMSVMLESGVNIAPVITHRFHYTDFEQGFAAMESGNCGKVVLDWTN, via the coding sequence CTCGTCAAAGCACGCTCGGAGCGCGGACTCTGGCTCCAGGATGTCCCGGAGCCGCAGGTCGGCATCAATGATGTCCTCATCAAGGTCCGCAAGACTGGCATCTGCGGCACCGACCTCCACATTTATAAGTGGGATGCCTGGGCGCAGAAGACCATCCCCGTGCCGATGGTCGTAGGGCATGAGTTCGTCGGCGAGGTCGTCGCCGTTGGCTCGAACGTGAGTGATTTCCATCCTGGCGAGATCGTGAGCGCTGAGGGCCACGTCGTCTGCGGTCGCTGCCGAAACTGTCTCGCCGGACGCCGCCATCTGTGCAAAGACACCGTCGGCATCGGCGTGAATCGCACGGGAGCCTTCGCGGAATACATCAGCGTGCCGATGACCAATGTCTGGCATCATCGCGATGGCGTGGATGAAGAAGTTGCGAGCATTTTTGACCCCTTCGGCAACGCCGTTCACACCGCGCTGGCCTTTGAGTGCATGGGCGAGGACGTGCTCATCACCGGCGCAGGCCCGATTGGCATCATGGCGATTCCTGTCGTGAAGCATGCCGGCGCACGCCACGTCGTCATCACCGATGTGAACGAGTATCGCCTCGATCTCGCCCGCAAGATGGGTGCGACAGTCGCTTTGAACGTTCAAACCGGCTCGCTGGCCGACGTGCAAAAGCAACTCGGCATGAAGGAAGGCTTCGACGTTGGCCTGGAGATGAGCGGCAACGCATCCGCCTTCCGCAGCATGATCGACAGCATGTGCCACGGCGGCAAGATCGCCATGCTAGGCATCCCAAGCGAGCAGATCGCCATCGACTGGAACAAGGTCATCTTCAACATGCTCACCATCCACGGCATCTACGGCCGTGAGATGTATGAGACCTGGTATCAGATGAGCGTCATGCTCGAAAGCGGCGTGAACATCGCCCCCGTCATCACCCACCGCTTTCACTACACCGATTTCGAGCAGGGCTTCGCCGCGATGGAGAGCGGCAACTGTGGAAAAGTCGTGCTCGACTGGACCAACTAA
- a CDS encoding DUF3472 domain-containing protein gives MKYNLLAFLFLASIAHAELTVPAFTAYSEPDFRGVEFSKKQGLTGWKDAKQHVLWFGEIKTAGKLTAALRVKGDDGRDLQLTVGEASREATVTNGTASFGEFEIRKAGYVKFELTSKADADGKGLIEALVLDGPAVKDAHFNLEPRRNASSVHLFYPTPKDEKVAMFYNEVTAVEEPLYSFYMACGFSRGYFGMQINSETERRIIFSVWDAGKGQSAIDRSSVAADDQTQLIAKGEGVEASVFGHEGTGGHSHLVYPWKTGQTQKFVVAVKPEKSRTTYSGYWFQPEKQSWMLIASFRAPKDGNFLRGLHSFSENFGGQNGHQQRKALFGPQWIANADGKWFELTTATFSHDGTGKANRLDRFMGVQDGRFFLSHGGFIKGFTKFGEPFHRPATNEPPTLKLP, from the coding sequence ATGAAATACAACCTCCTAGCATTCCTCTTCCTCGCCTCCATCGCGCACGCGGAACTCACCGTCCCCGCCTTCACCGCCTACTCGGAGCCGGATTTTCGCGGCGTTGAGTTTTCGAAGAAACAGGGCCTCACGGGCTGGAAAGACGCGAAACAGCATGTGCTGTGGTTTGGGGAGATCAAAACGGCCGGCAAGCTCACCGCAGCGCTGCGCGTGAAAGGCGATGACGGACGCGATTTGCAGCTCACCGTCGGTGAAGCGAGCCGCGAAGCTACCGTCACGAACGGAACGGCCTCGTTTGGCGAGTTTGAGATCAGGAAAGCAGGCTATGTGAAGTTTGAGCTCACGTCCAAGGCCGACGCCGATGGCAAAGGTCTCATCGAAGCCCTTGTGCTTGATGGCCCGGCGGTGAAAGACGCGCACTTCAACCTCGAACCGCGCCGCAACGCCTCCTCGGTGCATTTGTTCTACCCGACGCCGAAGGATGAGAAGGTCGCGATGTTCTACAACGAGGTCACGGCGGTGGAGGAGCCGCTCTATTCCTTCTACATGGCCTGCGGCTTCTCACGCGGCTACTTCGGCATGCAGATCAATTCGGAGACGGAGCGACGCATCATTTTCTCTGTGTGGGATGCTGGCAAAGGCCAGAGCGCCATTGATCGGTCGAGCGTGGCCGCTGATGATCAAACGCAGCTCATCGCGAAAGGCGAAGGCGTCGAGGCGAGCGTCTTCGGCCACGAGGGCACCGGAGGGCACTCGCACCTCGTTTATCCGTGGAAGACGGGCCAGACACAGAAATTTGTCGTCGCGGTGAAGCCGGAGAAATCGCGCACGACCTACAGCGGCTACTGGTTTCAGCCGGAAAAGCAGAGCTGGATGCTCATCGCAAGCTTCCGTGCGCCCAAGGATGGCAACTTCCTGCGCGGCCTGCATTCCTTCAGTGAGAACTTCGGCGGTCAAAACGGCCACCAGCAGCGCAAGGCGCTCTTTGGCCCGCAATGGATCGCCAACGCCGATGGCAAATGGTTCGAGCTGACCACCGCGACCTTCAGCCACGATGGCACGGGCAAGGCGAACCGCCTCGACCGCTTCATGGGAGTGCAAGACGGCCGCTTCTTCCTCTCGCACGGCGGTTTCATCAAGGGCTTCACCAAGTTCGGCGAGCCTTTCCATCGTCCCGCCACCAATGAACCGCCGACCTTAAAGCTGCCATGA
- a CDS encoding glycine C-acetyltransferase — translation MNSAFQTHLATQLDAIRAAGTYKRERVLSTPQGTLVRANGGTAVLNMCANNYLGLAQHPKVRQAAHEALEHWGYGLASVRFICGTQGVHKELEASLSDFLGTEDTILYGSCFDANGGLFETILGPEDAIISDELNHASIIDGVRLCKAQRYRYKNCDMADLEAQLIAADAKGARFKLIATDGVFSMDGFIAPLNTICDLADKYNALVMVDDSHAVGFMGAHGRGTHEHCDVMGRIDILTGTLGKALGGASGGYTSGPKEIIELLRQRSRPYLFSNTLAPTIAGASIAALSLLKQSTKLRDTLEANTRFFRAEMTVAGFNIVPGEHPIVPVMLGDAALASKFADAMLERGVYVIGFSFPVVPQGKARIRTQISAAHTREDLEKAVKAFVEVKRELEV, via the coding sequence ATGAATTCCGCCTTCCAAACTCACCTCGCCACTCAACTCGACGCCATCCGCGCTGCGGGCACTTACAAGCGTGAACGCGTTCTCAGCACGCCGCAGGGCACACTCGTGCGTGCGAACGGCGGCACGGCGGTGCTGAACATGTGCGCGAACAACTACCTCGGCCTCGCCCAGCATCCGAAGGTGCGGCAAGCGGCGCATGAGGCGCTGGAGCATTGGGGTTATGGCCTCGCCAGCGTGCGCTTTATCTGCGGCACGCAGGGCGTTCACAAGGAGCTGGAAGCGAGTTTGAGTGACTTTCTCGGCACGGAGGACACGATTCTCTATGGCTCATGTTTTGATGCCAACGGCGGCTTGTTTGAAACCATCCTCGGCCCCGAGGACGCGATCATCAGCGACGAACTCAACCACGCCTCGATCATCGACGGTGTGCGCTTGTGCAAAGCGCAGCGCTATCGCTACAAAAACTGCGACATGGCCGATCTGGAGGCTCAATTGATCGCCGCTGATGCCAAAGGCGCACGCTTCAAGCTGATCGCCACCGACGGCGTCTTCTCGATGGACGGTTTCATCGCGCCACTGAACACGATCTGCGATCTCGCCGATAAATACAACGCTCTGGTGATGGTCGATGACTCGCACGCCGTCGGTTTCATGGGGGCGCATGGTCGTGGCACGCATGAGCATTGCGATGTCATGGGTCGTATCGACATCCTGACAGGCACGCTCGGCAAAGCCCTCGGCGGAGCCAGCGGCGGCTACACTAGCGGGCCCAAGGAGATCATCGAGCTGCTGCGGCAGCGTTCGCGGCCATATTTGTTCTCGAACACACTCGCGCCGACCATCGCAGGTGCTTCCATCGCCGCGCTGAGTTTGCTCAAGCAATCCACCAAGCTGCGCGACACTCTGGAGGCGAACACTCGCTTCTTCCGCGCCGAAATGACCGTCGCTGGCTTCAACATCGTGCCCGGCGAGCATCCCATCGTGCCCGTCATGCTCGGTGATGCCGCCTTGGCCTCGAAATTCGCCGATGCGATGCTGGAGCGCGGCGTGTATGTTATCGGCTTCAGCTTTCCGGTGGTGCCGCAGGGCAAGGCCCGCATCCGCACGCAGATCAGTGCGGCGCACACGCGGGAGGATTTGGAGAAGGCGGTGAAGGCGTTTGTCGAGGTGAAGCGCGAGCTTGAAGTCTAA
- a CDS encoding basic secretory protein-like protein: protein MKSLALLTLFSCAAIAQQPRTVSKISSKDATALVDTNDATDLKEWGSKAGTLCVDWFPKIAALLPSEGFTAPKEVALHFDPAMKGVAHAANGKITISAAFVRSHPNDWGMVVHELTHVVQSYPAGGPGWLVEGIADYIRIVHFEPQAPRPKLTRLASYKDAYKTTAMFLEWIEKHHAAGLVVKLNAALRKGEYRDALWQQLTGKTVDELWEQFLETIPSKP, encoded by the coding sequence ATGAAATCGCTCGCCTTGCTGACTTTGTTCTCATGTGCCGCCATCGCGCAGCAGCCGCGCACAGTGTCGAAAATCAGCTCGAAGGATGCCACGGCTCTGGTGGACACGAATGACGCGACTGATTTGAAGGAATGGGGAAGCAAGGCGGGCACGTTGTGTGTCGATTGGTTCCCGAAAATCGCCGCCTTGCTGCCGAGCGAGGGCTTCACCGCGCCGAAAGAGGTCGCGTTGCATTTTGATCCGGCAATGAAGGGCGTGGCGCATGCCGCGAACGGCAAGATCACGATCTCGGCGGCCTTTGTGCGTTCGCATCCCAATGACTGGGGCATGGTCGTTCATGAGCTGACTCATGTGGTGCAATCGTATCCGGCAGGCGGGCCTGGATGGCTGGTGGAAGGCATCGCGGACTACATCCGCATCGTGCATTTTGAGCCGCAGGCTCCGCGACCGAAGCTGACTCGTCTGGCGAGCTACAAAGATGCCTACAAGACGACAGCGATGTTTCTCGAATGGATCGAAAAGCATCACGCGGCAGGCCTTGTCGTGAAACTGAACGCGGCGTTGCGGAAAGGCGAGTATCGGGACGCCTTGTGGCAGCAACTGACTGGCAAGACGGTCGATGAACTGTGGGAACAGTTCCTTGAAACCATCCCCTCGAAGCCATGA
- a CDS encoding proline dehydrogenase family protein, with protein sequence MNTDLIAKAIAMAQKLQLRATELQTPAEKRQQAELDRMLQTPSDKATLVQLTDQAFRAKSAARVADQFTHILDVQGVPRFFSPLDRAMLRGFQTFGGWLPGVSVPMVKEHMRQETANVILPAERELLAEHLRQRTAQGVRMNVNFLGEAILSEAEAERRLELYLEALQQPETEVFSVKISTLYSQMSPIAREHTIATLCDRLERLYRSAARATFTRHDGTRVPKFIYLDMEEYRDLSLTCEVFMRTLERRGLEKISAGIVLQAYIPDSHRWQLKLLEWARQRVAAGGAEITMRIVKGANMEMERHEASIKGWPQAPFDSKIDTDANYKRMLHTGFEPQNLAAARLGIASHNLFDVAYALVLTQKLQAMQRVQFEMLEGMANHQRRALFEEASNLLLYSPVCHKEHFLSAIGYLIRRLDENTGPDNFLRHTFKLVPGSAEWDELEKGFVSSFQRLESLSDAPRRTQDRRNVRQAASLSEATGWQPVSHSFVNEPDTDWSLPHHAEWAQSIVTAWKDRITEVPLVIAGEELRDGRSVRDCLDPSRPGTVVGDYRQANADDIPRAVECAARDDDGWRTMSPKARQQVLSGVAEELRSARGDLMGAALANTGKTLAESDPEVSEAVDFVEFYAETVRTFHELPGVTAKGKGVVVVVSPWNFPIAIPCGGIAAALAAGNTVILKPASDAVLPAWEMCQCFWRGGVSRKALQFVPCSGGKEGAQLVQHSLVSAVILTGGTETALAMLRAKPDLPLSAETGGKNATIVTAMADRDLAIKNVLHSAFGHAGQKCSATSLLLLEAEIFDDPEFKRALVEAADSQHVGSAWDLKTKIGPLIRPPFGDLENALLTLESGESWALMPRKLDGNDCLWSPGIKWGVQPGSYTHLTEFFGPVLAMMRFEKLHEAIAMVNQTGFGLTSGLESLDDREQAEWRAGIRAGNLYINRGTTGAIVLRQPFGGMGKSAFGPGLKAGGPNYVAQFMHFSEIPVTNAAPPSPSSPMSALLTALKGYDMLNLDENTRLISALSSYERVWADEFAREHDHFRLIGQDNVRRYLPVRELRVRVERDDTTFDLYARVAAARAAGCRITVSTPPGFESKALQRLHEATENWAAAIEFIEESDEDLAAAITQHETDRVRYAAATRVPESVRRAAAETQTFIADAPVLAEGRVELIWYVQEQSVCFDYHRYGNLGARSVEVRAALVAPEAKAD encoded by the coding sequence ATGAACACCGATCTTATCGCCAAAGCCATCGCCATGGCGCAGAAGCTCCAGCTTCGCGCCACGGAACTGCAAACACCGGCGGAGAAGCGGCAGCAGGCGGAGCTGGACCGCATGCTGCAAACGCCTTCGGACAAGGCCACGCTCGTGCAGCTCACGGACCAAGCGTTTCGCGCAAAGTCGGCCGCGCGGGTGGCGGATCAGTTCACGCACATCCTCGATGTGCAGGGTGTGCCGCGATTCTTCAGCCCGCTGGATCGTGCGATGCTGCGCGGCTTTCAGACCTTCGGCGGCTGGCTGCCGGGCGTGTCGGTGCCGATGGTGAAGGAGCACATGCGGCAGGAGACGGCGAATGTGATCCTGCCCGCCGAGCGCGAGCTGCTGGCGGAGCATTTGCGGCAACGCACGGCGCAGGGCGTGCGCATGAACGTGAACTTCCTCGGCGAGGCGATCTTGAGTGAGGCCGAGGCGGAGCGTCGGCTGGAGCTTTACCTCGAAGCCTTGCAACAGCCGGAGACGGAGGTCTTCTCGGTGAAGATTTCCACGCTCTACTCGCAGATGTCGCCCATCGCTCGCGAGCACACGATTGCGACGCTGTGCGACCGCTTGGAGCGGCTGTATCGCAGCGCAGCACGCGCTACCTTCACCCGCCATGATGGCACGCGTGTGCCGAAGTTCATCTACCTCGACATGGAGGAGTATCGCGACCTCAGCCTGACCTGCGAGGTCTTCATGCGCACGCTTGAGCGGCGCGGCTTGGAGAAAATCAGCGCGGGCATTGTCTTGCAGGCCTACATCCCGGATTCGCATCGCTGGCAGCTCAAATTGCTCGAATGGGCGCGGCAGCGCGTGGCAGCAGGTGGCGCGGAGATCACCATGCGCATCGTCAAAGGCGCGAACATGGAGATGGAGCGGCACGAGGCATCCATCAAAGGCTGGCCGCAGGCGCCGTTCGACTCAAAGATCGACACCGACGCGAACTACAAGCGCATGCTGCACACCGGCTTCGAGCCGCAAAATCTCGCCGCCGCACGTCTCGGCATCGCCTCGCACAACTTGTTCGATGTCGCCTACGCGCTCGTGCTCACGCAGAAACTGCAGGCGATGCAGCGCGTCCAGTTCGAGATGCTCGAAGGCATGGCAAACCATCAGCGCCGCGCTCTCTTTGAGGAGGCGTCCAATCTGCTGCTCTACTCGCCCGTGTGTCACAAGGAGCACTTTTTGAGCGCCATCGGCTATCTCATCCGCCGTCTTGATGAAAACACCGGCCCGGACAATTTTCTCCGCCACACCTTCAAGCTCGTTCCCGGCAGCGCTGAGTGGGATGAACTGGAGAAGGGCTTTGTCTCCTCGTTTCAGCGGCTTGAGTCGCTCAGCGACGCACCACGACGCACGCAGGATCGGCGAAACGTGAGACAGGCTGCCAGCCTGTCCGAAGCCACAGGCTGGCAGCCTGTCTCACATTCGTTCGTCAACGAACCTGACACCGATTGGTCACTGCCGCATCATGCGGAATGGGCGCAGAGCATTGTCACCGCATGGAAAGATCGCATTACCGAAGTGCCGCTCGTCATCGCGGGCGAGGAACTGCGCGATGGTCGGAGCGTGCGTGATTGTCTCGATCCTTCGCGTCCTGGGACTGTGGTGGGAGATTATCGACAAGCGAATGCCGACGACATCCCTCGCGCCGTCGAATGCGCGGCACGCGATGATGATGGCTGGCGCACGATGTCTCCGAAAGCACGCCAGCAGGTGCTGAGCGGTGTCGCCGAGGAATTGCGTAGTGCGCGTGGCGATCTCATGGGCGCAGCACTCGCGAACACAGGCAAGACCTTGGCCGAGTCTGATCCTGAGGTGAGCGAAGCGGTCGATTTCGTCGAGTTCTACGCGGAGACGGTCCGCACGTTTCATGAACTGCCAGGAGTCACCGCGAAAGGCAAGGGCGTGGTCGTCGTGGTGTCGCCGTGGAATTTCCCCATCGCCATTCCCTGCGGCGGCATCGCAGCGGCACTCGCCGCAGGCAACACGGTCATTTTGAAACCAGCATCGGATGCGGTGCTGCCTGCGTGGGAGATGTGCCAATGTTTCTGGCGCGGCGGTGTCTCGCGCAAGGCGTTGCAATTCGTGCCATGCTCCGGCGGCAAAGAAGGCGCACAGCTCGTGCAGCATTCGCTGGTCAGCGCGGTCATCCTCACCGGGGGCACCGAGACGGCGCTGGCCATGCTGAGAGCGAAGCCAGATCTGCCGCTCAGCGCCGAAACCGGCGGCAAAAACGCCACCATCGTCACTGCGATGGCCGACCGCGATCTCGCGATCAAGAACGTGCTGCACTCCGCCTTCGGTCACGCAGGCCAGAAATGCTCCGCCACGTCGCTGCTGCTGCTGGAGGCGGAGATTTTCGATGATCCTGAGTTCAAGCGCGCGCTGGTTGAGGCTGCGGATAGCCAGCATGTCGGCTCTGCGTGGGATTTGAAGACGAAGATAGGCCCGTTGATCCGTCCGCCCTTCGGCGATCTCGAAAACGCGCTGCTCACGCTCGAATCCGGCGAATCGTGGGCGCTGATGCCACGCAAGCTCGATGGCAACGACTGCCTGTGGTCGCCCGGCATCAAGTGGGGCGTGCAGCCGGGCAGTTACACGCATCTCACGGAGTTTTTCGGCCCGGTGCTCGCTATGATGCGATTTGAAAAACTGCACGAAGCCATCGCGATGGTGAACCAAACCGGCTTCGGTCTCACCAGCGGCTTGGAGAGCCTGGATGATCGCGAACAGGCCGAATGGCGTGCCGGCATACGCGCTGGCAATCTTTACATCAATCGTGGCACCACCGGCGCCATCGTGCTGCGGCAACCTTTTGGCGGCATGGGCAAGAGCGCGTTCGGACCGGGCCTCAAGGCGGGCGGGCCGAACTATGTGGCGCAGTTCATGCATTTCAGTGAGATACCCGTGACAAATGCCGCCCCGCCATCGCCGAGTTCACCGATGTCGGCCTTGCTCACAGCCTTGAAGGGCTACGACATGCTCAATCTCGACGAGAACACGCGTCTTATTTCCGCGCTGTCATCCTACGAGCGCGTGTGGGCGGATGAATTCGCCCGCGAGCACGATCACTTCCGCCTTATCGGCCAGGACAACGTGCGCCGCTATCTTCCCGTGCGCGAGTTGCGCGTGCGCGTGGAGCGTGATGACACCACCTTTGATCTTTACGCCCGTGTCGCCGCAGCCCGCGCCGCCGGATGCCGTATCACGGTCAGCACACCGCCTGGATTTGAATCGAAGGCGCTTCAGCGGCTGCACGAAGCGACGGAAAACTGGGCCGCAGCCATCGAATTCATCGAGGAAAGCGACGAGGATCTCGCCGCAGCCATCACGCAGCACGAAACCGACCGCGTGCGCTACGCCGCCGCAACCCGCGTGCCGGAAAGCGTGCGTCGCGCCGCCGCGGAAACGCAAACCTTCATCGCCGACGCCCCCGTGCTTGCCGAGGGCCGAGTGGAATTGATCTGGTATGTGCAGGAGCAGAGCGTGTGCTTTGATTATCATCGCTACGGCAATCTGGGCGCCCGCTCGGTCGAAGTACGCGCGGCATTGGTTGCGCCGGAGGCAAAAGCAGACTGA
- a CDS encoding MarC family protein, whose protein sequence is MDTLSATLLLLTIMDPLGNVATFVSGLRPVPPERRLRVIARELVIALVILVVFLFAGPWLLGLLHLKQEALFISGGIVLFLIALKMIFPPSRHESDEPQIEPFIVPLATPMIAGPSVLATLLVLVSTQPEQLWRWFAALLIAWSITAAVLLSAPAIARVLKDKGSLAVERLMGMLLVMVAVQMFLNGIEHYLKH, encoded by the coding sequence ATGGACACTCTCTCCGCCACGCTGCTGCTGCTGACGATCATGGACCCGCTGGGAAACGTGGCGACGTTTGTGTCCGGCCTTCGACCCGTGCCACCGGAGCGGCGGTTGCGGGTGATCGCGCGGGAGCTGGTCATCGCGTTGGTGATCCTGGTCGTGTTTTTGTTCGCGGGGCCTTGGCTGCTGGGGCTGCTGCATTTGAAGCAGGAGGCATTGTTCATCAGCGGCGGCATCGTGCTGTTTTTGATCGCGTTGAAGATGATCTTCCCGCCGTCGCGACACGAGTCCGATGAGCCGCAGATCGAGCCGTTCATCGTGCCGCTGGCCACGCCGATGATCGCGGGCCCGTCAGTGCTGGCGACGCTGCTGGTGCTGGTGAGCACGCAGCCGGAGCAGCTCTGGCGCTGGTTTGCGGCATTGCTCATCGCTTGGAGCATCACGGCGGCGGTTTTGTTGTCAGCGCCAGCCATTGCACGAGTGCTGAAAGACAAAGGTTCCCTGGCTGTGGAGCGCCTCATGGGCATGCTGCTGGTCATGGTGGCCGTGCAGATGTTCCTCAACGGCATCGAGCATTATTTGAAACACTGA
- a CDS encoding trimeric intracellular cation channel family protein: MPAWIEYFAVAVCAIAAVLAAEGKRMDLFGVMVLALVTAVGGGTIRDLCLGVRPVFWIEQPHHVWTALIAAVVTFVAARFVHMPEKMLSIADAFGLALFGIAGTEKALAFGAPGIVAILLGIVTGVAGGILRDVLRGELPLVFQPDVNLYATAVFVGALVFVLLQKWLPGSEAHRYIGMAVILVLRLAAMRWRLRLPTFRSRSKSSG, encoded by the coding sequence ATGCCCGCCTGGATCGAATACTTTGCTGTCGCCGTGTGCGCGATCGCCGCTGTGCTGGCAGCGGAGGGGAAGCGGATGGATTTGTTTGGCGTGATGGTGCTGGCACTGGTGACGGCGGTCGGCGGAGGAACGATTCGTGATTTGTGCCTCGGCGTGCGTCCGGTGTTTTGGATCGAGCAGCCGCATCATGTGTGGACGGCGCTCATCGCGGCGGTGGTCACGTTTGTCGCGGCGCGGTTCGTCCACATGCCTGAAAAGATGCTTTCCATCGCCGATGCGTTTGGATTGGCACTGTTCGGCATCGCCGGCACGGAGAAGGCGCTCGCGTTTGGTGCGCCGGGCATCGTAGCGATCCTGCTGGGCATCGTCACCGGCGTGGCAGGCGGCATTTTGCGCGATGTGCTGCGCGGTGAACTGCCGCTGGTGTTTCAGCCGGATGTGAATCTGTATGCAACGGCGGTGTTTGTGGGCGCGCTGGTGTTTGTGCTGCTGCAAAAGTGGCTGCCTGGCTCGGAGGCGCATCGCTACATCGGCATGGCGGTCATTTTGGTGCTGCGGCTGGCGGCAATGCGCTGGAGGCTGCGACTGCCGACGTTTCGGAGTCGATCAAAGAGTTCTGGATAG
- a CDS encoding DUF1501 domain-containing protein: protein MFSARPNTPFNRREWLRVGGLGCLGLSLPSLLQAKGLKSKDGSFGRAKSCIILFLSGGPPQHETFDPKPDAPLEIRGDFKSIPSSVPGVHFSETLPSTAKRMHQIAVIRSMTTGINAHSTSGAFMLTGYEPLSKAESVPPSGNDWPSIAAAVGALKPSERSPLSAVVLPERIENNGNIVWPGQNGGFMGAPWHPQLIKCDPAAERMRIEGMSLTEGMTDVRFSERGSLLRQMDASFRAALANPLINETDAMHQRAFDLIHSEASRAALEIEREPAVMRDRYGRGKFGQSVLLARRLVEAGTRLVQVNWPREPGDFNQGSPLWDTHQRNGPRVRDVLAPQFDVAYSALIQDLHSRGLLDETLVVVMGEFGRSPTINKSGGRDHWGNVFSVAMAGAGIAGGQIIGASDKIGAFPADRPVRPPDLAATMFHLLGIRPNHEFLDPIQRPRPVTDSGTPLRELVGI, encoded by the coding sequence ATGTTTTCTGCCCGACCCAACACGCCCTTCAACCGCCGCGAATGGCTTCGCGTGGGTGGATTGGGCTGTTTGGGGCTGTCGTTGCCGTCGTTGCTTCAAGCGAAGGGGCTGAAGAGCAAGGACGGCTCGTTTGGCCGGGCGAAGAGCTGCATCATCCTGTTTCTCAGCGGCGGACCGCCGCAGCATGAGACGTTTGATCCAAAGCCGGACGCGCCGCTGGAGATTCGCGGGGACTTCAAGTCGATCCCGAGCTCGGTGCCGGGCGTGCATTTCTCGGAGACTCTGCCGAGCACGGCGAAGCGGATGCATCAGATCGCGGTGATTCGGTCGATGACGACGGGCATCAATGCGCACTCCACGAGCGGCGCGTTCATGCTGACGGGCTATGAGCCGCTTTCGAAGGCGGAGAGCGTGCCGCCGAGCGGCAACGACTGGCCGAGCATCGCGGCGGCGGTCGGGGCACTGAAACCGAGCGAGCGCTCGCCGCTGTCTGCGGTCGTTTTGCCGGAACGCATCGAGAACAACGGCAACATCGTGTGGCCTGGCCAGAATGGCGGCTTCATGGGAGCTCCGTGGCATCCGCAGCTTATCAAATGCGATCCGGCGGCGGAACGCATGCGCATTGAGGGCATGAGTTTGACCGAGGGCATGACGGATGTGCGCTTCTCCGAACGCGGCAGCTTGCTGCGGCAGATGGACGCGAGCTTTCGTGCTGCGCTGGCCAATCCGCTGATCAATGAAACGGATGCGATGCATCAGCGGGCCTTTGATTTGATCCACTCCGAGGCCAGTCGTGCCGCGCTGGAGATCGAGCGCGAGCCTGCGGTGATGCGGGATCGCTATGGGCGTGGCAAATTCGGGCAGAGCGTGCTGCTGGCTCGTCGGCTCGTCGAGGCAGGCACGCGGCTGGTGCAGGTGAACTGGCCGCGCGAGCCGGGGGATTTCAATCAAGGCAGCCCACTGTGGGACACGCATCAGCGCAATGGTCCACGTGTGCGCGACGTGCTCGCGCCGCAGTTTGATGTGGCCTATTCGGCGCTGATCCAGGATTTGCACTCGCGGGGCTTGCTCGATGAGACGCTGGTCGTTGTGATGGGCGAGTTCGGGCGCTCGCCCACGATCAACAAAAGCGGTGGTCGCGATCACTGGGGCAATGTGTTCTCCGTCGCCATGGCCGGTGCAGGCATCGCGGGCGGTCAAATCATCGGCGCGAGCGACAAAATCGGCGCGTTCCCGGCGGACAGGCCGGTGCGACCGCCGGATCTCGCGGCGACAATGTTTCATCTGCTCGGCATCCGTCCAAATCACGAATTCCTTGATCCCATCCAGCGCCCGCGCCCTGTGACCGACTCCGGCACGCCGCTGCGCGAACTCGTCGGCATCTAA